ACTAGTCCGAGAGTTATAGGCttcgtttggattgatggaacataatggagcggagcggaatggaatataatggaatggaatggagcggagcggaatggaataaaaatttcattccattgtttggatattttatgACGGAGCGGAACAAAGTTACCACTGCATTGTTTGGATAATGGACGGAGCGAAAtgagttataatttttattactcctatattacccttattttaaaataaaagacaaaCTGCTGAAAAAGCAATTGAAAAttgggtaaatggtcacattagtccctggatgttcgcaccgacttcagaatcgtccctgaatgaattttattaggctcgcggtccccagatgtggcaaaaaatagtcatattagtccctgaagttaaaatcccctaacgtccgttaacccaattaataaaagtcaacattattcactttggtccctttcttctttcttccaccctcttcacccccttcttccatcattttcaccaaaacccacccccatcatgcttcagaaacccagaatgtaaacccacaatcttcacttccttcatcttcatcttgttcatcttcactttattcatcttcatccccttcttccatcatcttcaccaaaaactcctccccttcttcatcaactcattcccctttttttttcttttttttcatatcatcatcatcaacactcttcttctccttcttcaaccaACCATGCCCAAACCTTCTCTCCAAGATTTAACACAAACCCAACTCAGATTTAACACCAAATTTACCCTCCTTCTCTCCCAAGTTGGGTTTGTGAGTAACATTAAAATATTAGACGATGTATGGGTTGTTTCACTGTTACAATTCACCCTAACATGTGGAGCTCAATCAATAATTAAAATCAAAAACTGCCTTGAGCTTCTTCACTTCACAAAACCCAGATCTGCTTCTTCTCTTCTCCAcccacaaaacccattttctctTCAAAACATATTCTCTGCATCAACTCTCTCCTCGACTTCCCAGGCTCAACCACAGCCACCGAGCAGGACCTCGTCCACATCTGCGTGTCTCTCGCTCTCTCTAtgtctctctctctgctttGTGCCCGGGTTTTGATTTTGGTTCTGGTGACGGTGTCGCCGGCGAGTTCTCCGGTTGAGAGTAGGATCTGGGTTGCAGGTTTGAAGATCAGGGAGGTGACCTCGTCCATATATATGTTTTGCAGCGTGAGAGGAATCAGTTGAGGGAGGTAGAGGTGGAGGAACTGGTTGACCATGGCGGAGGCGGAGAAGCCTGACGTGTTGGAGGCTGTGTTGAAGGAAGCTGTGGATTTACTAGCAAACCAGATCTGAATTTGTTTTTGCTTTTCTTTAGAGTAACATTGAATTTGCTTCACGGGTAGAGAGAGAGAACAAAATCTGGATTGTGGCCGGTGGGAACAAGAGAATGCGGCGGCAATGTTGTTAGGGTCGGAAACCCAAAACGTAAACCCACAAACCCAACTTTCTGGGTTTCTGAAGCATGATGGGGGGTggattttggtgaaaatgatggaagaagggggtgaagagggtggaagaaagaagaaagggaccaaagtcaaagaaaattagaaagataatgttaacttttattaattgggttaacggacgttaggggattttaacgttagggactaatatgactatttttttccacatctggggaccgcaagcctaataaaattcatccagggacgattctgaagtcggtgcgaacatccagggaccaatgtgaccatttacccatTGAAAATTTCCAAAACATTCTAGCTAAGATGGATACTACTCCCTCTCTCCTTCCCATTTCACTCTCTGAAGTTGAAATTGTTTCTCTTTCAAGTGGATTTCTTATTTGCTCATAAAGACGTTAGCTAGATCAATTGTATCCATAGTATACATAACAGAATTTAAAGGGGAAAAGAGCAATATCATGCTTTATACTGCATCAAACATGAAAAAGTAAAGGAACAAAGCCAAAATAGctaaaaaaaacagaaacataaGTTATAATTCTTCTTAGACTACAAAGAATGATAAAAAAACTTAGAGGCGTTAAATGGGGGAAGCTGATTATGCTGTACAGAGAAATCTACAGGGCTACAAAGAATTTTGGTTTGTTTTCATGTTAGTTTTGTTGCTGCCAAGACAAAGTACAGGGACAAAAACTAGGCTACAAGAAGAAAAACAAGCTACAGCtaccaaagaaaaaaaacaggACAGAAAGCAGGAAAGAAAGAGTAGGAGCACACTCCACGCAGCTAAAAAGGATCCATCAAGAGGCACAAACAACAAACACTTGAGCACGCAAACTATAACATCAGCAGCCACCAATTAAACTGGAGACAATATATTGGAGACAATATATACAGTATATGAATCAAATTTTATACCCAAATTATAATACTTCTTGCTATAGCTCCCATCATATATTTGTTCAAAAGCTATAAACCAAAGACAAGTCACCTAGGCATCATGCGACAAGACTTTTCCTCTTTGCTAAAGTTAGATGGCAAATTTCCACTCAATAATCCATCACAGCACTTTTCCACGCAATACTTTTATACTTAAATAGCCAAAGATTAAATGGCAAGTGACATATTTGTGTAATTCATCAATCTCTCTAGCAAACCAGATTTATAATTCATCTGTATAGGACTCcaagttttttttggtaagccaatGTCATGtcatatataaataaaagagaagCTAGGGACCCCTCAACCCAAAATTACAATATATACAGTACCCAATCTAGTTCTGCAGCAATTCTAATTCTGCAATAAAACTAACAGCAAGACTAAAAGCAAAAAAACAGATCAGAGACAAGCCTTGAGACAGAACACAACAGGGTACAGCTCAAGAAGAGGCCACACCAACACAAGATCAGAAACATATCCTACTCGCAGGAAAATTCAGATGAAGTTTAAGCAATAAACTGGATTGGAATGCCATTCATAAGTAGAGCAAAAAAAACACACCTTGCCAAGGGAAAAGATTGCAGCAGAGAGCAATTGCAGGGCAAAGGGAAAAGCCAAGAGAAGGAGCAAACAACGATGGCAGCAATTGGGAATGGGTGAAAGAGTATTATCAAGGTAAAAGGCGGGAAGCTTTTGTCATCTGCCGCCAGATTTTGTTACGTGATGACTGATGAGAGAAAATTAGGGCACCAACTAGGAGAAGTTATGAATGGAGGTTACCATGGGTAGAATggtattttcataatttaattaagtgACCAATTTTCCTTTCCATTCCTTTCCATCCAATTTGGGGGGGAGCAAATCTGATGGAATGTAATGGAGCATGATGGATGTTGGCCCATTACTTACCACTCCCTTCCACCCTATTTTAAATAAACCAAACAATGGACCTATCTCTCCATCCCCTCCCTTCCACTCCActccctcctcctccatcaatccaaacaaagCCATAGGTTCAGAAGCTTTAAttacagttaaaataacatgactttagTCCAACTGCAGCaaaaataacatgactttaaaattgaaaagttacataatacaatttaaacaaaattacaatacaTAATCCAATTTAAGCATTTGAAAAGTAAAGCAAAATAACAATACTGCATCTGGTAAGAGTGATAGtgatccaggactataagtttcggaTCTCTCCAGGACTTTAAGGTTCGGACTGGTTGATAATAAAATTTGCCACCCCCTTTTTAAGACATCCGAGAGTTGTTGTACtggattaatatgaaacttcaagattcggatcTCTCAAACCAGATACTGTCACAAAAACCTAAACATGAAAATGCAGTGACAATAACATGGGACAAACAGACTTGGGTACCTCAGTGTCGCTTCTGGGTCGCACGTCTTGAGAGCTCCGAGTGTTGATGTTTTGTTCTGTTCTAAAAGTGAATCTGAATTCTGTTCTAATATTAACAGAGTCCGAAAGTTGAAGTTCTGGATGAGTCTGAATGTTCAACCTCCGGAGTAAAACACGGAGGGACAATTttggtttttccccacttttaaatggggtggcaattctaaatGAGGGGGTGGAAAATCTAATTCCCAAGAACCAGAGATGAACAAAAATCGATgtgtttatgattttttttttagtatatttGCGTGTGAAATCAAACTAATTGATTACCCAAAAATtccgttcaaaaaaaaagattaccCAAAATCATAAACGCACACAAATCAAAcaacaataaaataataagtGAACGTATATAACTACATcatgattattatttaaaaaaaaaatacatcatATTCATTTGTGTAGCTAGAAGAATCATAAACACACATAAATCACTTAGAACATGCACATAATTGGAAAAATAtttccgaatgatagctcaagtggtaagaactatggacataagggttgggttgGGTGGGGTGAAGGGTTCCAGATTCGAATCCAGATGAGAGATtgatttactaacatttcctaAAGATAGCAGATTTTTGTCTTTCCACTATTTTTTGTGATCCGTGACTAACAACACAGTAGAAATGTGAGTCCTACTACCTTGCAAGGTTGAGAAATATAGTGAATACAGAATATAAGGCTTGGAAGGAGATCGAGAAACTGAAAAAACTAACTTGATTGGAACGTTAATGAAATTTGGATTTTGATCTTTATATTGTAAAGAGAAGAAGAGTAGCAAGTTTAGAAGAAACCAACTTCTTGTCTCAAAACCCGGAAGACTAATTCCATCCTTGTCCAATTTATTAACCAAAAATACCGTTGACAAAATTTCAGTTAGACCACAGGGAGGGACAGCTACATAAGACTATCTCTTCTTATCACACCACTGAAATTTCTATGCATAAATAACTTGTCTCTTTCCTATCTATAACCACAATTTGTAACATGGATATACATTTTAAAGCAGTTAAAACCTGAGGTGCAGGTTCAAATTTAACAAGAAAACGTGAAGTGAAATTAAATTGGCAAGCATAATTACCATGATGCTCTGGTGACCTTTAGCTACGTGTAGATGATACACAATCCCCTACTCCAGGAAGTCTTTAACACAAAGGAATTTCTTCGAATGTAAAATACTAGGATTgagacccgtgcgatgcacggagcCTTCATACGTAATTTTATCTGGTTTTATGACTCATTGAATTTTATATACAGCAACTGATTGAACATACGCGgttaaataactaaaattaagaGCTATAACATAATATGAATAATGTCACATATGATATTAGAATATGCAAGAGATAAAATTAAATACCAAAACATAATAATTACACAGATGATCACACAGATCCTTTTAtagtatttaaaattaaaattaatatgttGCATAATATAAAGTAGTATTAACTTCCATTATTATAAACTTATAAtttgtttaataaaaaaacCTATAATTATGTTATGAAATTTAACTCTAGTCCTTTtagaatttaaaattaatatgtcAAAGAATACAATGTAATATTGATTTCTATGTTCtagttttatattttaaaatataaattcataaacTGCATAATACAAATTTAacattaatttttataattataattattatattaCGAAATTTAAGCTTATTATCGAGACGCATGATAGTATTTTGTTATTCGTAGATTATATGtaataatttataaatgtttattattaaattatacatacaatattatattttatacatACAATTTAAAACTCAAACAATAATATCTTAAATTATATATTACCAAATTTTAATATCATCTAATTCAAATCGTGGTTGAACAGCTAATGTAAAATTCTTTTACACATACATCTGACTGATTTCTGCCacatcaaaaaattatttttattaattaaaattaaaaagaaatttaatcGCTTGATTTTGTGTAACAGAATGTGATTGTATATCAAGGTAGAACTTCTTTACAGTGACAATTCATTTCCATTAATCTAATAATCAAATGCTAAATGTTTATTCTCATGCactatgttttaatttttaaacctTTTAGAATATATGTAGTTACTTTTGTTTTAAAGAAAGAATAAATCTACAATTCAATTTGAGTAGGGAATGACGATGGCTTCCATAGATATATCAGAATTGCACATCCAAGATGAGGGTTTAATTCAACTCTTACAATTTATAGAATTAAAACTAAATGTCAAATGGCAATGGAAGGCATAAAACCCTTGATTGACTTGAAATTTCAATTTGTGTACATTTACTGAAACCAATGACAGTTGATTAAAATATATGCCAACCATACACCATTATTTGTGCAGAGAAacacattcactgcaaaaaaaaaattcatctatGCCTATAGACAAATTTAGATCAGTCTACCACTGTCATGTGATACAAATTCATATCAGTCAAACACAGACCTACAAATTTCAAATTAGAAGATCAAACCTCAATTTTATCTCAACCACAATCACAGTCTGGAAAAGAAGGGAGTATAATAGACCAATAACAGGAGATATATGAGACAAGAAACTTAAAACTATGTAGGATACACACCGCATATTCATTGAGCAGAAGTCAAAGAGAACAAATATTAGCTTGTTCTGTGTCTATAATGTCTTCTTCACTTCCCTAACATACATAGCAGTATAAATGCATACTCATCATACTAATTGGGAAAAAATTCACAGCCCAaagttagataaaaaaaaaaggacagaATATGTTGAAGGATTTAAGAATTaaagtgaaaaataaagaaGCAATTTTGATTTAAAGGGTTCTCATCAACTTGTAGGCATTGTTCCAATGTCCCTTTTCACAGAACATCAAAACCAAGTTGGGGTAAGTGTTCAAGGGTCCTCCTTTTCCTACATGAACAATATACAACTCAACAACACTTTGAACTACTTAAATAAAAATGGAGAAGAtaacagaaaataaaaacacatgAATGGAACTAAGTTAGTCAAACAAATGGATTCAGCACACAAAAATGACTAACAAATCTAGACAGAAGAAAAAATAGATCAGACACAATCTGGTTTTGTACTTAATCCTAGCacaatttcttaaaaaaatccAAGAGTTTgtaatttaacatttttttcatGTCATATATATGATCACTTTGATGAATAATTAATTCAGAATGTTGGTAAATCAATCTTGTGATAGGAACCATTATCAGACATTTGAGACTTGACAGCTAACCTTGCTATAAAAGTACAAAGAGAAGTTTATTAGATTATATTGTTGAGCTACACATCTGTAAATATTTCTTATCATACCTGTCACAGGAAGTTTAAAACTTGACTTAGACGTTCAGAATTATGCTTTGGATAAGTACAATGTACAAAAATTCATATAAGCCAAGGTACTATTTGGCATGACTATGATAACATAGAATGAAATTCATTAAATATTTATGACAGTGCAATTGCATGACAAAGAACCCCTAAGAATGCTTAGTATGCAGTGCTTAAATCATTGGCTGCCTTCTCTCTTCCTGTTGATTTCAGATAAATAATAAGTGTAGGAATCTAGagctatattttaaaaaatgaggatTCCCAACTGAAAAGAAGCAATGAGAAATTATGTTTCAGAAgcataaaattaaaacttaaaatataGAGTTTCAAAAGAACTTTGCTGGAGTAATTTAAATCTCTGGGCTCATATGATCCAGAGGTACAAAACTTCTGGAACTTTTGTCTGTGGCTGCTCGTTTAAGAAGGTTCAAGAGATTAAGCTAGTTATCTCATGACCTTTGAAAATTGTGTTGGCAGGATAATCATGTGGAAGAAAATGATGGGCCGAAGAAGGCTAAATTGTTCTTTGCTCATACTGCAGACAAATGACATGCTGAGTTTACAAAAGAATCAATCTCAGTAGTGATAACTTCTCAAACTCCACACTTCACAATCATTTCTAACATCCAGAAGTTACTCACATGCGCCTCTGATtcctagaattgattctaactttcaaattaattgtagaaaaaatttcaaacacacactaaaaTATAGGAGTATTTCACAACAATTCCATgagaaaactgaaaaaattagTGGTGAGCTCACTTACATCTAATGAACATGCTAACCAACATGTCTGTAAGAGTCTGATAAGAGTTGAAAACCCTGAAATTGATTAGCCTTCCTACCGGTACACCTTCCATGTTAGCTTTGACATATAAAGAGTTTGATCCTCTGCTTTGATTTTCATTAGCTTGCATCCTCTCATTCCTTATCTGGCCTCCTACAGGATGCTGAGGATGGAGTTTTTTCTTTCTCCATGATTTAATTGGTGGCCACCTCACCaattggttttcttcttcttcat
This is a stretch of genomic DNA from Lotus japonicus ecotype B-129 chromosome 1, LjGifu_v1.2. It encodes these proteins:
- the LOC130727911 gene encoding auxin-responsive protein IAA8-like isoform X2, whose protein sequence is MAVMAKSSDISYCEIVGMIAATTAPLTPMQMDSDPNLNFNFNSNYFEGSYYPNSVLRGSISGNRNNQLYLLIKILEANNSNWNEEEENQLVRWPPIKSWRKKKLHPQHPVGGQIRNERMQANENQSRGSNSLYVKANMEGVPVGRLINFRVFNSYQTLTDMLVSMFIRCMIRNIYRCVAQQYNLINFSLYFYSKVSCQVSNV